A single Methanocaldococcus bathoardescens DNA region contains:
- a CDS encoding transketolase family protein: MVKLTGVYKGMRKGYGETLIELGKKYENLVVLDADLSGSTQTAMFAKEFPDRFFNAGVAEQNMIGMAAGLATTDKIVFASSFSMFASGRAWEIIRNLVAYPKLNVKIVATHAGITVGEDGASHQMCEDIAIMRAIPNMVVIAPTDYYHTKNVIRVIADYKGPVYVRMPRRDTEIIYENEEEATFEIGKGKVLVEGDDLTIIATGEEVPEALRAAEILKENGISAEIVEMATIKPIDEEIIKKSKDFVVTVEDHNIIGGLGGAVAEVIASNGLNKKLLRIGINDVFGRSGKADELLKYYGLDGESIAKRIMEEMKKE, encoded by the coding sequence ATGGTTAAACTGACCGGAGTTTATAAAGGGATGAGAAAGGGTTATGGAGAGACATTAATAGAGTTAGGTAAAAAATATGAAAATTTGGTAGTTTTGGATGCTGATTTATCAGGCTCTACACAAACAGCCATGTTTGCTAAAGAATTCCCAGACAGATTTTTTAATGCAGGAGTTGCAGAGCAGAACATGATTGGAATGGCAGCAGGTTTAGCAACAACTGACAAAATTGTCTTTGCTTCATCATTCTCAATGTTTGCTTCTGGAAGAGCATGGGAAATAATAAGGAACTTAGTGGCATATCCAAAGTTAAATGTTAAAATTGTTGCAACACATGCAGGAATTACTGTTGGAGAGGATGGAGCTTCCCATCAAATGTGTGAAGACATAGCTATAATGAGAGCAATTCCAAATATGGTTGTTATTGCTCCAACTGATTATTACCACACAAAAAATGTTATTAGAGTTATAGCTGATTATAAAGGCCCAGTTTATGTAAGAATGCCAAGAAGAGATACAGAGATAATTTATGAAAATGAGGAGGAAGCAACATTTGAGATTGGAAAAGGAAAGGTTTTAGTTGAAGGAGATGATTTAACTATTATAGCAACTGGAGAGGAAGTGCCAGAAGCTTTAAGAGCTGCAGAGATTTTAAAAGAAAATGGTATATCAGCTGAGATTGTGGAGATGGCTACAATAAAACCAATAGATGAAGAAATAATTAAAAAATCAAAAGATTTTGTTGTTACTGTTGAAGACCACAACATTATTGGCGGTTTAGGAGGGGCAGTTGCTGAGGTAATAGCTTCAAACGGTTTAAATAAAAAACTCTTAAGAATAGGAATTAATGATGTATTTGGAAGAAGTGGAAAGGCAGATGAGCTTTTAAAATACTATGGATTAGATGGAGAAAGCATAGCTAAGAGAATCATGGAAGAAATGAAAAAAGAGTAA